Within Eschrichtius robustus isolate mEscRob2 chromosome X, mEscRob2.pri, whole genome shotgun sequence, the genomic segment CTCTTTTCAGTCTTTAAGTTAGACATGGGAGAAGGAAGATGTGCTCACAACAGACCAAGCTGCCCAATCTCAGGTCTGGGTTTTCTggactctgtttttttttctggtaaataAACCCTGAGGACTGATCAGCTCTTGCACGTCTAAAACCATGGCCTATGAAGCAATAACTTTCAGAGATGTGGCCATAGAGTCCTTTCAGCATGCGTGGGAATTTCTTGATCCTGTTCAGAAGAAGTTGTACTATGATGTGATGATGGAGAACAATAGTAATTTGGTCTTAGTGGGCCATTCCATTTATAAGCCAGACATAATTGTGTTACTGGAGCAAGGAGAAGAACACTGAATGGTTGTGAAAGAAGAGACAAGAAGCTGGATTACAGATTTGGATTCAAGTTATAAAATAATCAGTGATAGAAAGACATTTATATCTGGAAAAATTCATCTCTTTTTttgcatcagagaattcatagtgGTGAGAAACCCTATGCAGATGaagaatgtgggaaggcctttagtTATGCCTCAAACCTTGCTCAACATGGAAGAGTTCATGTTGGAGCAGACAGACAGGACTCTAAGATGACATCAGTTGTACCACTGAAGGAGAAGAAGCTCCTGGATGTCAAATTAAAGGAGCTGCCTAGCTGGATAATAATGTGGGGTTTCATCCCTAAAGGCATTGCTGGAGCGTTTCAAAGAGGTTATTACTGGTATTACAACAAGTATTTCAATGTGAAGAAAGGGAGCATCGCTGGGCTTTCTATGGTGCTGGCAGCTTATGTGATTTTCAACTACTGCTGTTCTTACAAGGAACTTGAACATGAGCAGCCACGTGAGTACCACTGAAGAGGGTGCACTCTGCATTCTTGACCATGACCTTTGCCGGGCACCCCTGAATCCTTTCATATCCTAACGGAGAATTAACACCCAATAAAAGatgactggttaaaaaaaaaatctctcttatcaactttcaagtatgtaatacagtattactaactatactcaccatgctgtacattatatctccatgacttatttattttattattggaaAATTGCAgcttttgaccacctttacccatttcacccactgtttctggcaaccatcaatctgttctctTGTATCTATGgcttcagttttatatttttgtttttgactttttttttgttttgtttttttttttttttagatttcacatacaaatgagatcatacagtattggtatttgtctttctctgtctgacttcacttagtataatgtcctcaagatccatccatgttgtcacaaatggcaggatttccttcttttatgactgaataatattttattgtatatatgccacatttttaaaaaatccattaatCTCTTGATGAACCcttgttgttttcatgtcttggctattgtaaataatgttgcattgAACACGGGAGTGCAGGTATattttcaagatagtgatt encodes:
- the LOC137757357 gene encoding ATP synthase subunit f, mitochondrial-like isoform X2, which gives rise to MTSVVPLKEKKLLDVKLKELPSWIIMWGFIPKGIAGAFQREHEQPREYH
- the LOC137757357 gene encoding ATP synthase subunit f, mitochondrial-like isoform X1, giving the protein MTSVVPLKEKKLLDVKLKELPSWIIMWGFIPKGIAGAFQRGYYWYYNKYFNVKKGSIAGLSMVLAAYVIFNYCCSYKELEHEQPREYH